From Populus trichocarpa isolate Nisqually-1 chromosome 19, P.trichocarpa_v4.1, whole genome shotgun sequence, a single genomic window includes:
- the LOC18108081 gene encoding uncharacterized protein LOC18108081: MANHDLILGQSHNLGLRQNQQLVLGHDHSLGLGQNHDLELGQAHEHHLGLGHEHELDLGHPHDDEMGLGQSQNDEGEAVHNYGHGNDLGIDRKPEQGDHELALTVQNHELALSESNELVVSENQELDDNLQLTVDEDQEMGLEHAQGLTIEESQLIVHSPVIQARTLSIAPNYEMAVGQEFPDVFSCRRALRDTAIALHFEMQTIKSDKTRFTAKCASEGCPWRIHAAKLPGVPTFTIRTIHESHTCGGISHLGHQQASVQWVANSVEQRLKENPNYKPKEILEEIHRVHGITLSYKQAWRGKERIMAAMRGSFEEGYRLLPQYCDQVKRTNPGSIASVYGNPTDNCFQRLFISFQASIYGFLNACRPLLGLDRTFLKSKYLGTLFLATGFDGDGALFPLAFGVVDEETEENWMWFLSELHSLLEINTENMPRLTILSDRQKGIVDGVEANFPTAFHGFCMRHLSESFRKEFNNTMLVNLLWEAAHALTVIEFEAKILEIEEISQDAAYWIRRIPPRLWATAYFEGTRFGHLTANIVESLNTWILEASGLPIIQMMECIRRQLMTWFNERRETSMQWTSILVPSAERRVAEALERARTYQVLRANEAEFEVISHEGTNIVDIRNRCCLCRGWQLYGLPCAHAVAALLSCRQNVHRFTESCFTVATYRKTYSQTIHPIPDKSLWTELSDGDPNSNKAIEVVINPPKSLRPPGRPRKKRVRAEDRGRVKRVVHCSRCNQTGHFRTTCAAPI; this comes from the coding sequence ATGGCTAACCATGACCTGATACTTGGGCAAAGTCACAATCTAGGGCTCAGGCAGAATCAACAGCTGGTCCTAGGCCATGATCACAGTTTGGGTCTAGGCCAGAACCATGATTTGGAACTGGGGCAAGCACATGAACATCATTTGGGTTTGGGACATGAACATGAGTTGGATTTAGGACATCCTCATGATGATGAAATGGGTTTGGGACAGAGCCAGAATGATGAAGGGGAAGCTGTTCACAATTATGGGCATGGGAACGATTTAGGTATTGATCGAAAACCTGAACAGGGAGATCATGAGCTGGCTCTTACTGTACAGAACCATGAGTTAGCTTTATCAGAGAGCAATGAGTTGGTTGTTTCAGAAAACCAAGAACTTGATGACAACCTGCAACTAACTGTGGACGAGGATCAGGAAATGGGTTTGGAACATGCTCAGGGTTTGACTATTGAGGAGTCCCAGCTTATAGTCCATAGTCCTGTTATTCAGGCCCGTACCCTTTCAATAGCTCCTAATTATGAGATGGCAGTGGGGCAAGAGTTCCCAGATGTCTTCAGCTGCCGCAGGGCGTTGAGGGATACAGCAATTGCCCTTCACTTTGAAATGCAGACAATAAAATCTGACAAGACACGTTTCACAGCTAAATGTGCAAGTGAGGGATGTCCCTGGCGCATACATGCAGCAAAGCTCCCAGGTGTTCCAACTTTCACAATTAGGACCATTCATGAGTCCCATACATGTGGAGGAATTTCTCATCTTGGCCATCAGCAAGCTTCAGTTCAATGGGTTGCAAACTCTGTGGAGCAACGGCTTAAGGAGAATCCTAATTACAAGCCAAAGGAGATATTAGAAGAGATTCACCGGGTACATGGCATCACTTTATCATATAAGCAAGCTTGGAGAGGCAAGGAACGCATCATGGCCGCTATGCGTGGATCCTTTGAAGAAGGGTATCGCTTGCTTCCCCAGTATTGTGACCAGGTTAAACGGACAAATCCTGGGAGTATTGCATCTGTATATGGTAACCCAACGGATAATTGCTTCCAGCGTCTCTTCATATCATTTCAGGCATCGATTTATGGTTTTCTGAATGCTTGTCGGCCTCTCCTTGGGCTTGATAGGACTTTTTTGAAAAGCAAGTACCTCGGTACTTTATTTCTTGCCACTGGCTTTGATGGGGATGGAGCTCTTTTTCCCCTGGCATTTGGTGTTGTTGATGAAGAGACTGAAGAGAATTGGATGTGGTTTCTATCCGAACTTCATAGCCTCCTTGAGATTAATACTGAAAACATGCCGAGGCTAACAATTCTGTCAGACCGGCAGAAGGGCATTGTAGATGGAGTGGAAGCAAATTTTCCGACTGCTTTTCATGGATTTTGCATGCGTCACTTGAGTGAAAGCTTCCGCAAAGAGTTCAATAACACAATGCTTGTCAACCTTCTATGGGAAGCTGCTCATGCTCTAACTGTCATTGAATTTGAGGCAAAAATTCTAGAGATTGAGGAGATATCACAAGATGCCGCATATTGGATAAGAAGAATTCCCCCTCGGTTGTGGGCTACTGCTTATTTTGAAGGTACTCGGTTTGGACACTTGACAGCCAATATAGTTGAATCATTGAATACTTGGATTTTGGAAGCGTCCGGGCTTCCAATAATTCAGATGATGGAATGCATTAGGAGGCAACTAATGACCTGGTTCAATGAACGCCGAGAGACCAGTATGCAGTGGACATCAATACTTGTGCCTTCTGCTGAGAGGCGTGTTGCAGAGGCTTTGGAGCGTGCACGCACTTATCAGGTGCTTCGCGCTAACGAAGCTGAATTTGAAGTTATATCTCATGAAGGAACAAATATTGTGGATATTCGGAACCGCTGTTGCCTTTGCCGTGGCTGGCAGCTATATGGTTTACCTTGTGCACATGCTGTGGCAGCACTCCTCTCTTGCAGGCAGAATGTGCATCGGTTTACAGAGAGTTGTTTCACTGTTGCAACTTATCGAAAGACTTATTCACAAACCATTCATCCAATTCCCGATAAAAGTCTCTGGACGGAGCTGTCTGACGGGGACCCAAATTCCAACAAGGCTATTGAGGTTGTCATAAATCCACCCAAATCCCTTCGACCGCCTGGTCGCCCAAGAAAGAAGCGAGTCCGAGCAGAAGATCGTGGTCGTGTGAAGCGAGTTGTGCATTGCAGCCGTTGTAATCAGACAGGCCATTTCAGAACAACATGTGCAGCACCCATCTAA